One Streptomyces mobaraensis NBRC 13819 = DSM 40847 DNA segment encodes these proteins:
- a CDS encoding YybH family protein — MSEIRERATTPEDLTRLFVERANARDAEGMAALYAPDAVLAFPPGSATVGREAIRAVCEQLLLHAELPFTPEPPLPTVRYGADLALTSTRAADGTGGRTQVVRREPDGTWLRIIDRPEIGAPEADGPEAGR; from the coding sequence ATGTCCGAGATCCGCGAACGCGCCACCACTCCCGAGGACTTGACCCGCCTGTTCGTGGAGCGCGCCAACGCCCGCGACGCCGAGGGGATGGCCGCGCTCTACGCGCCCGACGCCGTCCTCGCCTTCCCGCCCGGCAGCGCGACGGTCGGCCGGGAGGCGATCCGCGCCGTGTGCGAGCAGCTCCTGCTCCACGCCGAGCTGCCGTTCACGCCCGAGCCGCCGCTCCCGACGGTCCGTTACGGGGCCGACCTCGCCCTGACGTCGACGCGGGCCGCCGACGGCACGGGCGGCAGGACGCAGGTCGTCCGCCGCGAGCCGGACGGGACCTGGCTGCGGATCATCGACCGGCCGGAAATCGGCGCACCGGAGGCCGACGGGCCGGAGGCGGGCCGATGA
- a CDS encoding LysR family transcriptional regulator produces the protein MELRQLEYFVTVVEERNFTRAAERVRVAQPGVSAQIRKLERELGQELLDRSARSVTLTEVGAAFLPHARAALAAVERARLVVDEMAGLLRGRVAVGTVTSHNADLPGLLAGFHQEHPAVEITLAEDTTDRLVDGLRSGRFDAVIISVGLDGPAGVSLHVLEDQAIVAAVAPGHELAVHPVVSLETLRDRPLISLPRGTGLRARLDEACAAAGFRPRIALEAGDPGTLAELAAHGLGAAILPGEFAASRAPELVPVAIDPPALRGRLAFAWRTDGPISPAGRALIARARRVLGGPGR, from the coding sequence ATGGAACTGCGTCAGCTCGAGTACTTCGTGACGGTGGTGGAGGAACGGAACTTCACCCGGGCCGCCGAGCGGGTCCGGGTCGCCCAGCCCGGGGTCAGCGCGCAGATCCGCAAGCTCGAACGCGAGCTGGGGCAGGAACTGCTGGACCGTTCGGCGCGGTCCGTGACGCTGACGGAGGTCGGCGCGGCCTTCCTGCCGCACGCGCGGGCCGCGCTCGCGGCCGTCGAGCGGGCGAGGCTCGTCGTCGACGAGATGGCCGGACTGCTCCGCGGCCGCGTCGCCGTCGGCACCGTGACCTCGCACAACGCCGACCTGCCCGGGCTGCTCGCCGGCTTCCACCAGGAGCACCCGGCGGTCGAGATCACCCTCGCCGAGGACACCACGGACCGGCTGGTCGACGGCCTCCGTAGCGGACGGTTCGACGCGGTCATCATCAGCGTGGGGCTGGACGGCCCGGCCGGGGTCTCCCTGCACGTGCTGGAGGACCAGGCGATCGTCGCCGCGGTCGCCCCCGGCCACGAACTCGCCGTCCACCCCGTCGTCTCCCTCGAGACGCTGCGCGACCGGCCGCTGATCAGCCTGCCGCGCGGTACGGGCCTGCGCGCCCGGCTCGACGAGGCGTGCGCGGCGGCCGGATTCCGGCCGCGCATCGCCCTGGAGGCCGGCGACCCCGGCACCCTCGCCGAACTCGCCGCCCACGGGCTCGGGGCGGCGATCCTGCCGGGGGAGTTCGCGGCGTCCCGCGCGCCGGAGCTGGTGCCGGTGGCCATCGATCCGCCGGCGTTGCGCGGTCGGCTGGCCTTCGCCTGGCGCACGGACGGTCCGATCAGTCCGGCGGGGCGGGCGCTGATCGCGCGGGCGCGGCGGGTGCTCGGGGGGCCTGGTCGGTGA